Proteins encoded together in one Acanthochromis polyacanthus isolate Apoly-LR-REF ecotype Palm Island chromosome 12, KAUST_Apoly_ChrSc, whole genome shotgun sequence window:
- the LOC110960263 gene encoding uncharacterized protein LOC110960263 isoform X2, whose protein sequence is MRRKGVPVGLESAVNTPMPRLIMERGRKTRFLVEGFGTSLMNSGQFCFSCEQIFANQKCLEEHVCSSASYICSCGTEFTEYRDMLEHSTTHEPGHQVLDHETIRKRRVEKRREEEEQLKRIRKGEVVWEAPKSNTAPSVSSPVRPVLQVPNMSAHMSQRPMQSLQISQVPELYPSMSQASLLPNATPLPTDMKNIFAGVGAPTVDLWTIYQPVVLIETVRMFSRKKPYTCGKCGQGFMTKTSVISHQSSHVTDKISGCIGCGLLLSSKKLVPRFHVCNSHNNTTKLRLITAKPLNFKTLNNASADRRQNLSVQAPQVFSSLQMKNQIQNPTRTGSQATHIASTKQFKIQNTRPYNHNPGLHATSAFHFKGWNSSSASGQRLNPRVFSHSRPRLSVTPSVQLKMHTNSSIGGLSKPTQISPATKGFPCRVCRIAFETPQLLQRHKCAKAQEFMAQQVRGGKQHYKLKRMVPMMSPNAAQMNGQRKLALPPPGSINKNQVMAVSLDKGSSVVPVNGSTDMDIDNDCYIVETGTDKPAEMIYQVTSSVPIIT, encoded by the exons atgcgACG GAAAGGCGTTCCAGTGGGCTTAGAGTCGGCGGTGAACACACCTATGCCCAGACTCATcatggagagagggaggaaaacaCGATTCCTGGTGGAAGGCTTTGGCACCAGCCTGATGAACAGCGGACAGTTTTGCTTCAGCTGTGAGCAGATATTTGCCAATCAGAAATGCCTGGAGGAACATGTGTGCTCCTCTGCAAGTTACATCTGCTCCTGTGGCACCGAGTTCACTGAATACAGAGACATGCTGGAGCACAGCACGACGCATGAACCGGGCCACCAAGTGCTCGACCACGAAACGATAAGGAAACGCAGGGTCGAGAAGcgcagagaagaggaggagcagctgaaAAGAATACGGAAAGGCGAAGTGGTCTGGGAGGCGCCCAAATCGAACACTGCGCCGTCAGTTTCGTCGCCAGTGAGGCCTGTTCTGCAAGTACCCAATATGTCAGCTCATATGTCACAACGTCCCATGCAGTCTTTGCAGATTTCACAAGTGCCTGAGTTGTATCCCTCTATGTCACAAGCATCTTTGCTCCCAAATGCTACCCCCCTACCAACAGACATGAAGAATATTTTTGCAGGTGTAGGCGCACCAACAGTAGATCTTTGGACGATCTATCAGCCAGTTGTGTTGATAGAAACGGTGCGCATGTTTAGCAGGAAAAAGCCATACACATGTGGTAAATGTGGGCAGGGCTTTATGACAAAGACCTCGGTCATCTCCCATCAAAGCTCACATGTCACCGATAAAATTTCTGGCTGTATAGGATGTgggctgctgctgtccagcaaGAAGTTAGTGCCTCGCTTCCATGTTTGTAACTCGCACAACAACACGACCAAATTGAGACTCATCACTGCAAAACCTCTGAATTTCAAGACACTAAATAACGCCAGTGCAGATAGGAGACAGAATCTGAGTGTACAGGCGCCTCAGGTCTTTTCCTCCCTACAGATGAAAAACCAGATTCAAAATCCAACCAGGACAGGCAGCCAGGCAACTCACATTGCCTCCACCAAGCAgtttaaaattcaaaatacCAGACCATACAATCACAATCCGGGGCTTCATGCCACTTCGGCTTTTCACTTCAAGGGTTGGAATTCCAGTTCAGCATCCGGACAGCGTCTGAATCCTAGAGTATTCAGCCACAGTCGTCCTAGGCTTTCCGTCACTCCCTCTGTGCAgttaaaaatgcacacaaactcTTCCATAGGTGGATTGAGCAAACCTACTCAGATATCCCCTGCAACAAAGGGGTTTCCATGTCGAGTCTGTCGTATTGCTTTTGAAACTCCTCAGCTGCTTCAGAGGCACAAGTGTGCCAAAGCACAGGAGTTTATGGCGCAGCAAGTGCGAGGTGGCAAACAGCATTACAAACTCAAGAGGATGGTGCCGATGATGAGCCCAAACGCTGCTCAAATGAACGGTCAGAGAAAACTTGCGCTTCCACCTCCTGGTAGCATAAACAAGAACCAGGTCATGGCTGTCAGCCTGGACAAAGGGTCATCGGTGGTTCCAGTCAACGGGAGTACAGATATGGACATTGACAATGACTGTTACATTGTTGAAACCGGAACAGACAAACCTGCTGAGATGATTTACCAAGTAACCTCATCTGTTCCTATCATaacttga
- the LOC110960263 gene encoding uncharacterized protein LOC110960263 isoform X1: protein MRRRKGVPVGLESAVNTPMPRLIMERGRKTRFLVEGFGTSLMNSGQFCFSCEQIFANQKCLEEHVCSSASYICSCGTEFTEYRDMLEHSTTHEPGHQVLDHETIRKRRVEKRREEEEQLKRIRKGEVVWEAPKSNTAPSVSSPVRPVLQVPNMSAHMSQRPMQSLQISQVPELYPSMSQASLLPNATPLPTDMKNIFAGVGAPTVDLWTIYQPVVLIETVRMFSRKKPYTCGKCGQGFMTKTSVISHQSSHVTDKISGCIGCGLLLSSKKLVPRFHVCNSHNNTTKLRLITAKPLNFKTLNNASADRRQNLSVQAPQVFSSLQMKNQIQNPTRTGSQATHIASTKQFKIQNTRPYNHNPGLHATSAFHFKGWNSSSASGQRLNPRVFSHSRPRLSVTPSVQLKMHTNSSIGGLSKPTQISPATKGFPCRVCRIAFETPQLLQRHKCAKAQEFMAQQVRGGKQHYKLKRMVPMMSPNAAQMNGQRKLALPPPGSINKNQVMAVSLDKGSSVVPVNGSTDMDIDNDCYIVETGTDKPAEMIYQVTSSVPIIT, encoded by the exons atgcgACG CAGGAAAGGCGTTCCAGTGGGCTTAGAGTCGGCGGTGAACACACCTATGCCCAGACTCATcatggagagagggaggaaaacaCGATTCCTGGTGGAAGGCTTTGGCACCAGCCTGATGAACAGCGGACAGTTTTGCTTCAGCTGTGAGCAGATATTTGCCAATCAGAAATGCCTGGAGGAACATGTGTGCTCCTCTGCAAGTTACATCTGCTCCTGTGGCACCGAGTTCACTGAATACAGAGACATGCTGGAGCACAGCACGACGCATGAACCGGGCCACCAAGTGCTCGACCACGAAACGATAAGGAAACGCAGGGTCGAGAAGcgcagagaagaggaggagcagctgaaAAGAATACGGAAAGGCGAAGTGGTCTGGGAGGCGCCCAAATCGAACACTGCGCCGTCAGTTTCGTCGCCAGTGAGGCCTGTTCTGCAAGTACCCAATATGTCAGCTCATATGTCACAACGTCCCATGCAGTCTTTGCAGATTTCACAAGTGCCTGAGTTGTATCCCTCTATGTCACAAGCATCTTTGCTCCCAAATGCTACCCCCCTACCAACAGACATGAAGAATATTTTTGCAGGTGTAGGCGCACCAACAGTAGATCTTTGGACGATCTATCAGCCAGTTGTGTTGATAGAAACGGTGCGCATGTTTAGCAGGAAAAAGCCATACACATGTGGTAAATGTGGGCAGGGCTTTATGACAAAGACCTCGGTCATCTCCCATCAAAGCTCACATGTCACCGATAAAATTTCTGGCTGTATAGGATGTgggctgctgctgtccagcaaGAAGTTAGTGCCTCGCTTCCATGTTTGTAACTCGCACAACAACACGACCAAATTGAGACTCATCACTGCAAAACCTCTGAATTTCAAGACACTAAATAACGCCAGTGCAGATAGGAGACAGAATCTGAGTGTACAGGCGCCTCAGGTCTTTTCCTCCCTACAGATGAAAAACCAGATTCAAAATCCAACCAGGACAGGCAGCCAGGCAACTCACATTGCCTCCACCAAGCAgtttaaaattcaaaatacCAGACCATACAATCACAATCCGGGGCTTCATGCCACTTCGGCTTTTCACTTCAAGGGTTGGAATTCCAGTTCAGCATCCGGACAGCGTCTGAATCCTAGAGTATTCAGCCACAGTCGTCCTAGGCTTTCCGTCACTCCCTCTGTGCAgttaaaaatgcacacaaactcTTCCATAGGTGGATTGAGCAAACCTACTCAGATATCCCCTGCAACAAAGGGGTTTCCATGTCGAGTCTGTCGTATTGCTTTTGAAACTCCTCAGCTGCTTCAGAGGCACAAGTGTGCCAAAGCACAGGAGTTTATGGCGCAGCAAGTGCGAGGTGGCAAACAGCATTACAAACTCAAGAGGATGGTGCCGATGATGAGCCCAAACGCTGCTCAAATGAACGGTCAGAGAAAACTTGCGCTTCCACCTCCTGGTAGCATAAACAAGAACCAGGTCATGGCTGTCAGCCTGGACAAAGGGTCATCGGTGGTTCCAGTCAACGGGAGTACAGATATGGACATTGACAATGACTGTTACATTGTTGAAACCGGAACAGACAAACCTGCTGAGATGATTTACCAAGTAACCTCATCTGTTCCTATCATaacttga
- the LOC110960263 gene encoding uncharacterized protein LOC110960263 isoform X3 → MPRLIMERGRKTRFLVEGFGTSLMNSGQFCFSCEQIFANQKCLEEHVCSSASYICSCGTEFTEYRDMLEHSTTHEPGHQVLDHETIRKRRVEKRREEEEQLKRIRKGEVVWEAPKSNTAPSVSSPVRPVLQVPNMSAHMSQRPMQSLQISQVPELYPSMSQASLLPNATPLPTDMKNIFAGVGAPTVDLWTIYQPVVLIETVRMFSRKKPYTCGKCGQGFMTKTSVISHQSSHVTDKISGCIGCGLLLSSKKLVPRFHVCNSHNNTTKLRLITAKPLNFKTLNNASADRRQNLSVQAPQVFSSLQMKNQIQNPTRTGSQATHIASTKQFKIQNTRPYNHNPGLHATSAFHFKGWNSSSASGQRLNPRVFSHSRPRLSVTPSVQLKMHTNSSIGGLSKPTQISPATKGFPCRVCRIAFETPQLLQRHKCAKAQEFMAQQVRGGKQHYKLKRMVPMMSPNAAQMNGQRKLALPPPGSINKNQVMAVSLDKGSSVVPVNGSTDMDIDNDCYIVETGTDKPAEMIYQVTSSVPIIT, encoded by the coding sequence ATGCCCAGACTCATcatggagagagggaggaaaacaCGATTCCTGGTGGAAGGCTTTGGCACCAGCCTGATGAACAGCGGACAGTTTTGCTTCAGCTGTGAGCAGATATTTGCCAATCAGAAATGCCTGGAGGAACATGTGTGCTCCTCTGCAAGTTACATCTGCTCCTGTGGCACCGAGTTCACTGAATACAGAGACATGCTGGAGCACAGCACGACGCATGAACCGGGCCACCAAGTGCTCGACCACGAAACGATAAGGAAACGCAGGGTCGAGAAGcgcagagaagaggaggagcagctgaaAAGAATACGGAAAGGCGAAGTGGTCTGGGAGGCGCCCAAATCGAACACTGCGCCGTCAGTTTCGTCGCCAGTGAGGCCTGTTCTGCAAGTACCCAATATGTCAGCTCATATGTCACAACGTCCCATGCAGTCTTTGCAGATTTCACAAGTGCCTGAGTTGTATCCCTCTATGTCACAAGCATCTTTGCTCCCAAATGCTACCCCCCTACCAACAGACATGAAGAATATTTTTGCAGGTGTAGGCGCACCAACAGTAGATCTTTGGACGATCTATCAGCCAGTTGTGTTGATAGAAACGGTGCGCATGTTTAGCAGGAAAAAGCCATACACATGTGGTAAATGTGGGCAGGGCTTTATGACAAAGACCTCGGTCATCTCCCATCAAAGCTCACATGTCACCGATAAAATTTCTGGCTGTATAGGATGTgggctgctgctgtccagcaaGAAGTTAGTGCCTCGCTTCCATGTTTGTAACTCGCACAACAACACGACCAAATTGAGACTCATCACTGCAAAACCTCTGAATTTCAAGACACTAAATAACGCCAGTGCAGATAGGAGACAGAATCTGAGTGTACAGGCGCCTCAGGTCTTTTCCTCCCTACAGATGAAAAACCAGATTCAAAATCCAACCAGGACAGGCAGCCAGGCAACTCACATTGCCTCCACCAAGCAgtttaaaattcaaaatacCAGACCATACAATCACAATCCGGGGCTTCATGCCACTTCGGCTTTTCACTTCAAGGGTTGGAATTCCAGTTCAGCATCCGGACAGCGTCTGAATCCTAGAGTATTCAGCCACAGTCGTCCTAGGCTTTCCGTCACTCCCTCTGTGCAgttaaaaatgcacacaaactcTTCCATAGGTGGATTGAGCAAACCTACTCAGATATCCCCTGCAACAAAGGGGTTTCCATGTCGAGTCTGTCGTATTGCTTTTGAAACTCCTCAGCTGCTTCAGAGGCACAAGTGTGCCAAAGCACAGGAGTTTATGGCGCAGCAAGTGCGAGGTGGCAAACAGCATTACAAACTCAAGAGGATGGTGCCGATGATGAGCCCAAACGCTGCTCAAATGAACGGTCAGAGAAAACTTGCGCTTCCACCTCCTGGTAGCATAAACAAGAACCAGGTCATGGCTGTCAGCCTGGACAAAGGGTCATCGGTGGTTCCAGTCAACGGGAGTACAGATATGGACATTGACAATGACTGTTACATTGTTGAAACCGGAACAGACAAACCTGCTGAGATGATTTACCAAGTAACCTCATCTGTTCCTATCATaacttga
- the im:7147486 gene encoding zinc finger protein Xfin, whose translation MMLGLQGNTSSKVYRCVACSATFTGLASLLVHQASHASAISKVSTPAPTQQSINPHETLFASPDSSGEHTSPPAVLPESPSPSFYICDCGEEFHDFGLMLEHKRSHVAPPQLLHPLDNNIALCGGTGSEKVFPTQHMSFSPASQTGLVLSRPSTSKSPAVELPTIAANKADGSLEDGIAIVTSPQSQCTPPRDDSDKHLDSMSAMAEQIPDTAEDMHFQDKTNSVQSSEKGLSKNNNLMKLLASAYMKRFPLTQSHDQNENTIVPKQEVVPVDVTPQAKTGMPPVNDLSIAQLRRLLAKPGIKTKAPSISKVLESSKKKIVSLTKTLSPVVVLETRQKLIDPAGNGIFGRYQCGRCRRVFQNVDRLTEHHFLHKKERIKCCRRCKQLIIGRLPLQDNHVCPQFVSKNIHSSAFKNKLPFAQKLVPFHSLNNAKKVFYCPMCKHSYARRWNLKTHRCQGPGSALSRQANQSMQRMFALRSNNNARTGTEDVSAASQMAKSVGVGTEISSHIKVEEPFPSKEQSVVSQLAWVHPAKSFSPFSSTSSMMEQHKDPSLSGISLQQGEENSWEAEALDNEDSNEGQWRMPLDDDMEMLNSAGKARDVGEVKKSVPAEHAEMISHGLRYFVRDGVKRYPCSRCQKTYSRASTLRRHLRLCGFRPRGFGTLAQSAGQGVITVHTSSVKMFSCYICGKSFNRKDNMMVHRKRCQFQRAMAEVERGNVQQGLPSNATADCPPKEDDGGNWGIMSLPSVLPRRVTCECGVGFTSPRLLLEHLQKHAQESYTCPTCGETVNSWADYEVHLQIHMHPHHQLLKGLQPQRSQPLLLRFQQQQQQQPQQQQQPQKQQPSQSVLQPPQKRPHIEQHPAKKQSRIVCTRCGNTFATRCSLRRHVSWNRCKGARLTNPLTNPPRTYHCTHCNSDFPNTISLIFHQRSGACKPAIKPSRCPVCLRWFGTEDSLQKHLLTHKQSESYRCDVCQGTYPNLKSLKNHRRRIHRIMAGEIRPQTQEQMTS comes from the coding sequence ATGATGCTTGGGCTACAGGGAAATACTTCCTCCAAAGTGTATCGATGCGTGGCCTGCTCAGCCACCTTCACTGGACTGGCTTCCCTGCTGGTACATCAGGCGAGCCACGCAAGTGCAATCTCCAAGGTGTCGACTCCAGCGCCAACACAGCAAAGCATCAACCCGCATGAAACGCTGTTTGCAAGTCCAGACTCATCCGGCGAGCACACCAGTCCGCCAGCAGTGCTGCCTGAGAGCCCTTCACCTTCCTTTTATATTTGTGATTGTGGAGAGGAATTTCATGACTTTGGTCTTATGCTGGAGCATAAACGTTCACACGTTGCTCCACCACAGCTACTGCATCCCCTGGATAATAACATTGCTCTTTGTGGTGGAACAGGCAGTGAGAAGGTTTTTCCCACCCAGCATATGTCAttttctcctgcatcccagACAGGTTTGGTTCTTAGCCGCCCTTCTACTTCCAAGTCCCCAGCTGTTGAATTACCCACAATAGCAGCCAACAAAGCAGATGGAAGCCTCGAGGATGGTATTGCCATAGTAACCTCTCCCCAAAGCCAGTGTACGCCCCCTCGCGATGACAGTGATAAACACCTTGACAGCATGTCGGCCATGGCAGAGCAAATACCAGACACTGCAGAGGACATGCATTTTCAGgacaaaacaaattctgttCAAAGCAGCGAAAAGggtttgtccaaaaataacaaTCTCATGAAGTTGCTGGCGTCTGCATACATGAAACGCTTTCCACTTACTCAGTCTCACGATCAGAATGAAAACACTATCGTCCCCAAGCAGGAGGTTGTACCTGTCGATGTAACGCCTCAAGCAAAAACAGGGATGCCACCAGTCAATGATCTCTCTATTGCACAGTTGCGGCGACTGCTTGCAAAACCTGGTATAAAGACAAAAGCTCCATCCATTAGTAAAGTTCTTGAGTCCAGTAAGAAGAAAATTGTTTCCCTAACTAAGACTTTGTCTCCTGTTGTGGTTCTGGAGACACGTCAGAAGCTCATAGATCCTGCTGGTAATGGTATATTTGGCAGATATCAATGCGGCCGTTGTCGTCGTGTATTTCAAAATGTGGACAGATTGACAGAGCATCATTTCTTGCACAAAAAGGAGAGAATTAAATGTTGTCGTCGTTGCAAACAGCTGATCATCGGGCGGCTGCCTTTGCAAGACAATCACGTATGCCCTCAGTTTGTAAGCAAGAATATACACTCAAGtgcttttaaaaacaagttACCCTTTGCCCAAAAGTTAGTGCCATTCCATAGTCTGAACAATGCCAAAAAAGTTTTCTACTGTCCCATGTGTAAGCACAGCTATGCGCGGAGATGGAACCTCAAAACGCACAGATGCCAGGGTCCAGGGTCAGCCCTTTCTCGACAAGCCAATCAATCAATGCAGAGAATGTTTGCACTGAGGTCAAACAATAATGCCAGAACTGGTACTGAGGATGTTAGTGCTGCATCTCAGATGGCCAAGAGTGTTGGTGTGGGCACTGAGATTAGTAGTCATATTAAGGTGGAGGAGCCTTTTCCAAGTAAAGAGCAGTCTGTAGTCTCACAGTTGGCCTGGGTTCATCCAGCAAAAAGCTTCTCCCCATTCTCCTCCACATCTTCCATGATGGAGCAGCACAAAGATCCCTCCTTGTCTGGGATTTCACTCCAGCAAGGAGAGGAAAACAGCTGGGAAGCAGAAGCACTAGATAATGAGGATAGTAATGAGGGACAGTGGAGGATGCCATTGGATGATGATATGGAGATGCTAAATTCTGCAGGGAAAGCTCGTGATGTTGGAGAGGTGAAGAAGTCTGTGCCAGCTGAACACGCAGAGATGATCTCTCACGGCCTGCGCTATTTTGTCAGAGACGGTGTAAAGCGTTACCCTTGTAGTAGGTGTCAGAAAACGTATAGTCGAGCATCTACATTGAGGCGCCATCTGCGACTGTGTGGGTTTAGGCCACGTGGGTTTGGAACTTTAGCACAGAGTGCAGGTCAGGGTGTCATTACAGTACATACCAGCAgtgtgaaaatgttttcctgCTACATATGTGGGAAGTCCTTTAACCGCAAAGATAACATGATGGTTCACAGAAAGAGATGTCAGTTTCAGCGAGCAATGGCAGAAGTGGAAAGAGGGAATGTGCAGCAGGGTTTGCCAAGCAATGCAACAGCAGACTGTCCACCAAAGGAGGATGATGGAGGCAATTGGGGCATCATGTCACTGCCCTCTGTCCTTCCAAGGAGGGTGACATGTGAGTGTGGGGTCGGATTTACATCTCCAAGGCTTCTCTTGGAGCATTTGCAGAAGCACGCACAAGAGTCATACACATGTCCGACTTGCGGAGAGACTGTAAATTCCTGGGCAGATTATGAAGTTCATCTGCAGATCCACATGCATCCTCATCATCAGCTACTGAAGGGCCTGCAGCCGCAAAGGTCACAGCCTCTGTTGCTCagatttcagcagcagcagcagcagcaacctcagcagcagcagcaacctcAGAAGCAGCAGCCTTCTCAGTCGGTGCTTCAGCCTCCACAAAAGAGGCCACACATAGAGCAACATCCAGCAAAAAAGCAGTCGCGGATTGTATGCACAAGATGTGGGAACACCTTTGCAACTCGCTGTTCCCTTCGCAGGCACGTATCCTGGAATCGATGCAAAGGTGCGCGGCTTACAAATCCACTCACAAATCCCCCCAGAACCTACCACTGCACCCACTGCAACTCTGATTTCCCCAACACAATCAGTCTGATATTTCACCAGAGGAGTGGTGCTTGCAAGCCTGCCATCAAGCCTTCTCGCTGCCCTGTTTGCCTTCGCTGGTTTGGTACTGAGGACAGTTTGCAGAAGCACCTGCTAACTCACAAACAGTCTGAGTCGTATCGCTGCGATGTCTGTCAGGGTACATATCCAAACCTTAAATCGCTGAAAAACCACCGCAGGAGGATTCATCGCATCATGGCTGGGGAAATTAGGCCACAAACACAAGAACAAATGACTTCTTAA